One Williamwhitmania sp. DNA segment encodes these proteins:
- a CDS encoding ABC transporter ATP-binding protein, with amino-acid sequence MGKKLKQAKPGKPKGPSVFNLLKPYRVMIVFLLIFALASNAVNLFIPKIISGAIDSFSAGNFVMKTVVVEFMVAAMVIFIFTYLQSIIQTYASERVARDLRTRIADKIAGQSYEYIINANPSKLLTNLTSDIDSIKMFVAQAVVIIASSIFMIVGTCVMLLLIDWKLALAIIVIIPIIGGTFYLVLMRVRPLFKQSRAVIDWLNKVISESIMGAALIRVMNSQQPEYDKFLAANTDAKNLGLAILRLFSILIPVITFVANLALLTVLALGGHFVVNGSMTLGNFAAFNSYIALLIFPIIMIGFMSNIIAQASASYSRIYEVMEVKEPEENGTIVSELSGKIELKNVNLAYKGKPILNNISFSIKGKSHTAIIGPTAAGKSQLLYLLTSLVSPDSGSIEFDGKPITDYDKESFHHQIGYVFQDSAIFNMSLRENIAFSETVTEEMMNKALETAELTDFVESLPEKLETVISERGTNLSGGQKQRIMLARALALNPKILFLDDFTARVDRKTEKKILCNLENNYPELTLVSVTQKVSSVKHFEQIILLMQGELIATGTHKELTESCAEYVQISNSQKSTSHYEL; translated from the coding sequence ATGGGTAAAAAATTAAAACAAGCAAAACCGGGTAAACCAAAGGGGCCAAGCGTATTCAACCTGCTAAAACCCTACAGGGTAATGATTGTGTTTCTCCTGATATTTGCGCTGGCCAGCAACGCCGTCAACCTATTTATTCCCAAAATTATTTCTGGGGCCATCGACTCCTTTTCGGCGGGCAATTTTGTGATGAAAACGGTGGTGGTGGAGTTTATGGTGGCTGCCATGGTAATATTTATATTCACCTACCTGCAGAGTATTATCCAAACCTATGCATCGGAGAGGGTGGCGCGGGACCTTCGAACGCGGATTGCCGATAAAATAGCGGGACAGAGCTACGAGTATATTATCAACGCCAACCCCTCCAAGCTGCTTACTAACCTCACCTCCGACATCGACTCCATTAAGATGTTTGTGGCGCAGGCGGTGGTGATTATCGCCTCGTCCATATTCATGATTGTGGGCACCTGCGTTATGCTGCTCCTCATCGACTGGAAGCTGGCCCTGGCCATTATTGTAATTATACCCATTATTGGAGGCACCTTCTACCTTGTGCTAATGAGGGTGAGGCCCCTCTTTAAGCAGAGCCGCGCGGTTATCGATTGGCTCAACAAGGTAATCAGCGAAAGCATTATGGGCGCAGCGCTCATCAGGGTGATGAACTCGCAGCAACCCGAATACGATAAATTTCTGGCAGCCAACACCGATGCAAAAAACTTGGGGCTAGCCATCCTCCGGCTTTTTTCCATACTTATTCCCGTTATTACCTTTGTTGCCAACCTCGCCCTACTAACGGTTCTTGCGCTGGGTGGCCACTTTGTGGTGAACGGCAGCATGACCCTCGGTAACTTTGCCGCCTTCAACAGCTACATAGCGCTGCTCATATTTCCCATCATAATGATTGGGTTTATGAGCAATATTATTGCGCAGGCATCGGCATCCTACTCGCGCATTTACGAGGTTATGGAGGTGAAGGAACCGGAAGAAAACGGAACTATAGTAAGCGAGCTGAGCGGCAAAATCGAACTTAAAAACGTCAACCTTGCCTACAAGGGTAAGCCCATACTAAACAACATCTCCTTCTCCATTAAAGGGAAAAGCCATACGGCCATTATCGGGCCCACGGCAGCGGGCAAGAGTCAGCTGTTATACCTGCTCACCAGCTTGGTTTCACCCGATTCAGGATCGATTGAGTTCGACGGGAAACCAATTACCGATTACGACAAGGAGTCGTTCCACCACCAAATAGGCTACGTGTTTCAGGACAGCGCCATCTTTAACATGAGCCTGAGGGAAAACATAGCCTTTAGCGAAACGGTGACCGAGGAGATGATGAACAAGGCGTTGGAAACGGCAGAGCTCACCGACTTCGTTGAATCGCTGCCCGAGAAGCTGGAGACGGTGATCTCCGAAAGGGGAACCAACCTGTCGGGAGGACAAAAGCAACGAATTATGCTGGCGCGTGCGCTGGCTCTCAACCCAAAGATTCTGTTTCTGGATGACTTCACCGCTAGGGTGGATAGGAAAACGGAGAAGAAGATTCTCTGCAACCTCGAAAACAACTACCCCGAGCTAACCCTCGTTTCGGTTACCCAAAAGGTATCGTCGGTAAAGCATTTCGAGCAGATTATCCTGCTGATGCAGGGAGAGCTTATAGCAACAGGCACGCACAAGGAACTAACCGAGAGCTGTGCAGAGTACGTGCAGATTTCCAACTCACAAAAGAGCACCAGTCACTATGAACTATAA